One region of Streptomyces subrutilus genomic DNA includes:
- a CDS encoding bacterial proteasome activator family protein: MEMPRSERSQDSPPHVLIVGQDGMAVGGADDESREVPVTEMVEQPAKVMRIGSMIKQLLEEVRAAPLDEASRVRLKDIHAASVKELEDGLAPELVEELERLSLPFTEEAIPSEAELRIAQAQLVGWLEGLFHGIQTALFAQQMAARAQLEQMRRALPPGAPTDDDDDHHGAIRSGPYL, from the coding sequence ATGGAGATGCCGAGGAGTGAACGGTCGCAGGACAGCCCCCCGCACGTCCTGATCGTGGGACAGGACGGGATGGCGGTCGGCGGCGCCGATGACGAGTCGCGCGAGGTCCCGGTGACGGAGATGGTCGAACAGCCCGCCAAGGTCATGCGGATCGGCAGCATGATCAAGCAACTCCTGGAAGAGGTACGCGCCGCGCCTCTCGACGAGGCGAGCCGGGTGCGGCTCAAGGACATCCATGCCGCCTCGGTGAAGGAGCTGGAGGACGGCCTGGCTCCGGAACTCGTGGAGGAACTGGAGCGCCTGTCCCTCCCGTTCACCGAGGAGGCCATCCCCTCGGAAGCCGAACTGCGCATCGCGCAGGCGCAGTTGGTGGGATGGCTGGAAGGCCTCTTCCACGGCATCCAGACGGCCCTGTTCGCGCAGCAGATGGCGGCGCGGGCCCAGCTCGAGCAGATGCGCCGGGCCCTTCCGCCCGGCGCCCCCACCGATGACGACGACGACCACCACGGGGCGATCCGCTCGGGCCCGTACCTGTAG
- a CDS encoding NTP transferase domain-containing protein — translation MSYDAIVLAGGSAQRLGGADKPALSVGGRPLLDRVLDACADAAATTVVGGRRPTARPVRWTREDPPGGGPVAALDAGLRQTSAELVLVLSADLPFLDRKTVRILLAAAGGGHEGALLRDPDGRDQPLIAAYRGEPLRRELALLAAEHGGLTGLPLRALTAELDLARVAAPPFASFDCDTWDDLAAARARIREHGTVLDQWINAVKTELGIDLPVDVKALLDLARDAAHGVDRPAAPLTTFLVGYAAARAEAAGADPAQAVAEASRKAAGLALRWAAEADTAGSPDATRENGSG, via the coding sequence ATGAGCTACGACGCGATCGTCCTGGCCGGCGGCAGCGCGCAGCGCCTCGGCGGGGCGGACAAGCCGGCCCTGAGCGTCGGCGGCCGCCCCCTTCTCGACCGCGTCCTCGACGCGTGCGCCGACGCCGCCGCCACCACCGTGGTCGGCGGCCGCCGCCCCACCGCCCGCCCGGTGCGCTGGACCCGGGAGGACCCGCCCGGCGGGGGCCCGGTGGCCGCGCTGGACGCCGGTCTGCGGCAGACCTCCGCCGAGCTGGTCCTCGTACTCTCCGCGGACCTGCCCTTCCTGGACCGGAAGACCGTGCGGATCCTGCTGGCCGCGGCCGGCGGGGGGCACGAGGGCGCCCTGCTGCGCGATCCGGACGGCCGGGACCAGCCGCTGATCGCCGCCTACCGCGGCGAGCCGCTCCGCCGCGAGCTGGCCCTCCTCGCCGCCGAACACGGCGGCCTCACCGGGCTCCCGCTGCGCGCGCTCACCGCCGAACTGGACCTCGCCCGTGTCGCGGCGCCGCCGTTCGCCTCCTTCGACTGCGACACCTGGGACGATCTCGCCGCCGCCCGCGCCCGGATCAGGGAGCATGGAACCGTGCTGGACCAATGGATCAACGCCGTCAAGACCGAGCTCGGCATCGACCTCCCCGTCGACGTCAAGGCCCTGCTCGACCTCGCCCGTGACGCCGCCCACGGCGTCGACCGGCCCGCCGCACCGCTGACCACCTTCCTGGTCGGCTACGCGGCGGCCCGGGCCGAGGCCGCCGGGGCCGACCCCGCCCAGGCCGTCGCCGAAGCCTCCCGCAAGGCGGCCGGTCTGGCGCTGCGCTGGGCCGCCGAGGCGGATACGGCCGGCTCCCCCGACGCCACCCGAGAGAACGGCTCCGGATGA
- a CDS encoding molybdopterin molybdotransferase MoeA — MTPATPATPAEQALDEALALVSRTPPEGGGSGGGSGGGHRAAAWPRARDTAARAGGAAGARARTHRVPLADGLGEVLAEPLDALTDLPSFDTSAMDGWAVAGPGPWNVRAGEGVLAGSDRPAPLADGEAVRIATGARIPADTTAVVRSEHCRESGSQLFADRPVLTGQDIRPRGQECRSGDLLLPAGSLVTPAVLGLAAAAGYDELTTRPRPRVEILVLGDELLTEGLPKDGLIRDALSPMLGPWLTRLGAEVIGTRRLGDDPAGAEALFQAVTTSAADVVVTTGGTASGPVDHVHPVLRRAGAELLVDGVAVRPGHPMLLAGIGGPGEGRHLVGLPGNPLAAVSGLLTLAEPLLRALAGRRPRPRYTAAVQGDVPGHPHDTRLVPVLLTGEHAQPLRYNGPAMLRGVAAADALAVVPPHGARSGQELEILDLPWASGGCFT, encoded by the coding sequence ATGACCCCCGCGACCCCGGCGACCCCCGCCGAACAGGCCCTCGACGAGGCCCTGGCCCTGGTCAGCCGCACCCCCCCGGAGGGCGGCGGCTCCGGCGGCGGCTCCGGCGGCGGCCACCGCGCCGCCGCCTGGCCGCGCGCCCGGGACACGGCGGCCCGCGCGGGCGGCGCCGCCGGCGCGCGGGCCCGCACCCACCGGGTCCCCCTCGCGGACGGCCTCGGCGAGGTGCTGGCCGAGCCGCTGGACGCCCTGACCGACCTGCCGTCCTTCGACACCTCCGCCATGGACGGCTGGGCCGTCGCGGGTCCCGGCCCGTGGAACGTCCGCGCCGGCGAGGGGGTGCTGGCCGGCTCCGACCGGCCCGCGCCGCTCGCGGACGGCGAGGCCGTACGGATCGCCACCGGGGCCCGGATCCCCGCTGACACCACCGCCGTCGTGCGCAGCGAGCACTGCCGCGAGAGCGGCAGCCAGCTCTTCGCGGACCGGCCCGTCCTCACCGGCCAGGACATCCGCCCGCGCGGCCAGGAGTGCCGCTCCGGCGACCTGCTGCTGCCCGCGGGGTCGCTGGTCACCCCCGCCGTGCTGGGCCTGGCCGCGGCCGCCGGGTACGACGAGCTGACCACCCGGCCCCGCCCCCGCGTGGAGATCCTGGTGCTCGGCGACGAGCTCCTCACCGAAGGCCTCCCGAAGGACGGGCTGATCCGGGACGCGCTGAGCCCGATGCTCGGCCCCTGGCTCACCCGCCTCGGCGCCGAGGTCATCGGCACGCGGCGGCTCGGCGACGACCCCGCCGGGGCGGAGGCCCTGTTCCAGGCCGTCACCACCTCCGCCGCCGATGTCGTCGTCACCACCGGCGGCACCGCCTCCGGGCCCGTCGACCACGTGCACCCCGTACTGCGCCGGGCCGGGGCCGAACTGCTGGTCGACGGCGTCGCGGTACGCCCGGGCCACCCGATGCTGCTGGCCGGGATCGGCGGGCCCGGCGAGGGCCGGCACCTGGTCGGGCTGCCCGGGAACCCCCTGGCCGCCGTCTCCGGGCTGCTGACGCTGGCCGAGCCGCTGCTGCGCGCCCTCGCCGGCCGCCGCCCCCGCCCCCGGTACACGGCCGCCGTCCAGGGCGACGTACCCGGCCACCCGCACGACACCCGGCTGGTCCCGGTCCTGCTGACCGGCGAGCACGCGCAGCCGCTGCGCTACAACGGTCCCGCGATGCTGCGCGGCGTGGCCGCCGCCGACGCGCTGGCCGTCGTACCGCCGCACGGCGCGCGGTCCGGGCAGGAGCTGGAAATCCTCGATCTGCCGTGGGCCTCAGGGGGATGTTTCACGTGA
- a CDS encoding potassium channel family protein yields MFHVKLHARDAMARGADEKLVSRRIKLPRRIVEKPLQQVAKRLLMALFVLFLTVLIVWLDRKGYHDNANETVDFLDCLYYATVTLSTTGYGDVVPHSDSARLVNVLLITPLRVLFLIILVGTTLEVLTERTREEWRLSRWRKNLREHTVVVGFGTKGRSALQTLLATGLSREQVVIVDPSAKVIDTANAEGFTGVVGDATRSDVLLRAEVQKARRIIIATQRDDTAVLVTLTARQLNRGAKIVAAVREEENAPLLRQSGADAVITSASAAGRLLGLSVLSPSAGTVMEDLIQQGSGLDIIERPATRSEVGKSVRETDDLVVSVLRGHRLLPYHDPHASPIQLTDRLITIVRAAPPTGPPVTLPSPD; encoded by the coding sequence ATGTTTCACGTGAAACTTCACGCACGCGACGCCATGGCCCGGGGCGCCGACGAGAAACTCGTCTCCCGGCGCATCAAGCTGCCCCGGCGGATCGTCGAGAAGCCGCTGCAACAGGTCGCCAAACGCCTGTTGATGGCCCTGTTCGTGCTGTTCCTGACGGTCCTCATCGTGTGGCTGGACCGCAAGGGCTACCACGACAACGCCAACGAGACGGTCGACTTCCTCGACTGCCTCTACTACGCGACCGTCACGCTGTCGACGACCGGTTACGGCGACGTCGTCCCGCACAGCGACAGCGCGCGGCTGGTGAACGTCCTGCTGATCACCCCGCTGCGCGTCCTGTTCCTGATCATCCTGGTCGGCACCACCCTCGAAGTGCTCACGGAGCGCACGAGGGAAGAGTGGCGGCTGAGCCGTTGGAGGAAGAACTTGCGTGAGCACACGGTGGTCGTCGGCTTCGGCACCAAGGGCCGCTCGGCCCTGCAGACCTTGCTGGCCACCGGCCTGTCCAGGGAGCAGGTCGTCATCGTCGACCCGAGCGCCAAGGTGATCGACACGGCCAACGCGGAGGGCTTCACCGGCGTGGTCGGCGACGCCACCCGTTCGGACGTCCTGCTGCGGGCCGAGGTCCAGAAGGCCCGGCGGATCATCATCGCCACCCAGCGCGACGACACGGCGGTCCTGGTCACGCTGACGGCGCGGCAGCTCAACCGCGGCGCGAAGATCGTCGCGGCGGTGCGCGAGGAGGAGAACGCCCCGCTGTTGCGCCAGTCGGGTGCGGACGCGGTCATCACGAGCGCGAGCGCGGCGGGCCGGCTGCTGGGCCTGTCGGTGCTGAGCCCGAGCGCGGGCACGGTGATGGAGGACCTGATCCAGCAGGGCAGCGGCCTCGACATCATCGAGCGCCCCGCCACCCGGTCCGAGGTCGGCAAGTCGGTGCGCGAGACGGACGACCTGGTCGTGAGCGTGCTGCGCGGGCACCGGCTGCTGCCGTACCACGATCCGCACGCGAGCCCGATCCAGCTGACGGACCGGCTCATCACCATCGTCCGCGCGGCGCCGCCGACCGGACCCCCCGTGACGCTGCCGTCGCCGGACTAG
- a CDS encoding NAD(P)H-quinone oxidoreductase: MHAITIEQPGGPEALVWTDVPDPVAGEGEVLVEVAASAVNRADVLQRQGFYDPPPGASRHPGLECSGRISAVGPGVSGWSVGDEVCALLAGGGYARKVAVPAGQLLPVPAGVDLVTAAALPEVVATVWSNVFMVAGLRPGETLLVHGGASGIGTMAVQLAKAVGATVAVTAGGPEKLARCKELGADILIDYREQDFVAELRAATGGAGADVILDIMGAKYLSRNVDALAVNGRLAVIGLQGGVKAELNLGALLSKRAAITATSLRARPLEEKAAIIAAVREHVWPLVAAGRVRPVVHATFPMPQAAEAHRVLESGSHVGKLLLTL; this comes from the coding sequence ATGCATGCGATCACGATCGAGCAGCCGGGCGGTCCCGAGGCACTCGTGTGGACCGACGTACCCGATCCGGTGGCGGGCGAGGGCGAGGTCCTCGTCGAGGTCGCGGCGAGCGCCGTGAACCGCGCCGACGTCCTGCAGCGCCAGGGGTTCTACGATCCGCCGCCCGGCGCCTCGCGCCACCCCGGCCTGGAGTGCTCCGGGCGGATCTCGGCGGTGGGGCCGGGGGTGTCGGGCTGGTCGGTGGGCGACGAGGTGTGCGCCCTGCTGGCGGGCGGCGGGTACGCGCGGAAGGTGGCCGTGCCGGCCGGCCAGCTGCTGCCGGTACCGGCGGGCGTGGACCTGGTGACGGCGGCCGCGCTGCCCGAGGTCGTGGCGACGGTGTGGTCCAACGTGTTCATGGTGGCGGGCCTGCGGCCGGGCGAGACCCTGCTGGTGCACGGCGGGGCCAGCGGGATCGGGACGATGGCCGTCCAGCTGGCGAAGGCGGTGGGCGCGACGGTCGCGGTCACGGCCGGCGGCCCGGAGAAGCTGGCCCGCTGCAAGGAGCTGGGCGCCGACATCCTGATCGACTACCGCGAGCAGGACTTCGTGGCCGAGCTGCGGGCGGCGACGGGCGGAGCCGGGGCGGACGTGATCCTGGACATCATGGGCGCCAAGTACCTGTCCCGGAACGTGGACGCCCTCGCCGTGAACGGCCGCCTGGCGGTCATCGGCCTCCAGGGCGGGGTGAAGGCCGAACTGAACCTGGGCGCGCTGCTGTCCAAGCGCGCGGCGATCACCGCCACCTCGCTGCGGGCGCGTCCGCTGGAGGAGAAGGCGGCGATCATCGCGGCGGTCCGCGAGCACGTGTGGCCGCTGGTGGCGGCGGGCCGCGTACGCCCGGTGGTCCACGCGACGTTCCCGATGCCGCAGGCCGCCGAGGCCCACCGGGTCCTGGAGTCCGGCAGCCACGTGGGCAAACTCCTGCTCACGCTCTGA
- a CDS encoding dihydrolipoamide acetyltransferase family protein, with translation MPQVMEFKLPDLGEGLTEAEIVRWLVAVGDVVAIDQPVVEVETAKAMVEVPCPYGGVVTARFGEEGQELPVGAPLITVAVGAQSVPAGAVEAPEAGADGSGNVPRPLIGYGADDSRPARRRRVRPVTAAVSAPVVAAPAAPAVPAAAAAPAGPVPVISPLVRKLAKDHGVDLRALHGSGPEGLILRADVEAALAALRAPAPASAPAPAAAPAAVAAQGERIPLKGIRGAVAEKLSRSRREIPEATCWVDADATELMAARAAMNAVGGPKISVLALLARICTAALARYPELNSTVDLAAGEIVRLPVVHLGFAAQTERGLMVPVVRDAQGRSPESLSAEFARLTELARAGKLAPGDLTGGTFTLNNYGVFGVDGSTPIINHPEAAMLGVGRIIPKPWVHGGELAVRQVVQLSLTFDHRVCDGGTAGGFLRYVADCVESPAVLLRSL, from the coding sequence ATGCCGCAGGTCATGGAATTCAAGCTGCCCGATCTCGGCGAAGGCCTGACGGAGGCCGAGATCGTGCGGTGGCTGGTCGCGGTGGGCGATGTCGTCGCCATCGACCAGCCGGTCGTCGAGGTCGAGACGGCCAAGGCGATGGTGGAGGTGCCCTGCCCGTACGGCGGTGTGGTCACCGCCCGCTTCGGCGAGGAGGGGCAGGAGCTCCCGGTCGGGGCGCCGCTGATCACCGTCGCGGTGGGCGCGCAGTCGGTGCCCGCCGGGGCCGTGGAGGCCCCGGAGGCGGGAGCCGACGGCTCCGGCAACGTGCCGCGGCCCCTGATCGGCTACGGCGCGGACGACTCGCGTCCGGCGCGTCGGCGACGGGTGCGACCCGTCACCGCCGCGGTCTCGGCGCCCGTCGTCGCGGCTCCGGCGGCTCCGGCGGTGCCCGCCGCTGCGGCGGCGCCCGCCGGGCCGGTCCCCGTCATCTCGCCGCTGGTGCGCAAGCTGGCCAAGGACCACGGGGTCGACCTGCGCGCGCTGCACGGGTCCGGCCCCGAGGGCCTGATCCTGCGGGCCGACGTGGAGGCGGCGCTCGCCGCCCTGCGGGCGCCCGCGCCGGCCTCTGCCCCGGCCCCCGCCGCCGCTCCCGCGGCGGTGGCGGCGCAGGGCGAGCGGATCCCGCTCAAGGGGATCCGCGGGGCGGTCGCCGAGAAGCTGTCGCGCAGCCGGCGGGAGATCCCGGAGGCGACCTGCTGGGTCGACGCGGACGCCACCGAGCTGATGGCGGCCCGGGCGGCGATGAACGCCGTCGGCGGCCCCAAGATCTCCGTGCTCGCGCTGCTGGCGCGGATCTGCACGGCCGCGCTGGCCCGCTATCCGGAGCTCAACTCCACCGTGGACCTGGCGGCGGGCGAGATCGTCCGGCTGCCGGTCGTGCACCTGGGCTTCGCCGCGCAGACCGAGCGGGGCCTGATGGTCCCGGTGGTCCGGGACGCGCAGGGCCGCAGCCCCGAGTCGCTGTCGGCGGAGTTCGCCCGGCTGACGGAGCTGGCGCGGGCCGGGAAGCTGGCCCCGGGTGACCTGACGGGCGGGACGTTCACCCTGAACAACTACGGGGTGTTCGGGGTCGACGGCTCCACGCCGATCATCAACCACCCGGAGGCGGCGATGCTCGGGGTCGGCCGGATCATCCCCAAGCCGTGGGTGCACGGCGGGGAGCTGGCCGTCCGCCAGGTCGTGCAGCTGTCGCTGACGTTCGACCACCGGGTCTGCGACGGCGGTACGGCGGGCGGCTTCCTGCGGTACGTGGCCGACTGCGTGGAATCCCCGGCGGTCCTGCTGCGCAGCCTGTAG
- a CDS encoding alpha-ketoacid dehydrogenase subunit beta — protein sequence MTTVAAKAAGTGAKPATMAQALTRAMRDAMAEDPTVHVMGEDVGTLGGVFRITDGLAKEFGEDRCTDTPLAEAGILGAAVGMAMYGLRPVVEMQFDAFAYPAFEQLLSHVAKMRNRTRGAMPLPITIRVPYGGGIGGVEHHCDSSEAYYVATPGLHVVTPATVEDAYGLLRASIASDDPVVFLEPKRLYWSKADWSPQAPAAVPGIGKALVRRTGTSATLITYGPSLPVCLEAAEAAREEGWDLEVVDLRSLVPFDEETVVASVRRTGRAVVVHEAAGFGGPGAEIAARVTERCFHHLEAPVLRVTGFDIPYPPPMLEKHHLPGVDRILDAVARLQWEN from the coding sequence ATGACCACGGTGGCGGCGAAGGCGGCCGGGACGGGGGCCAAGCCCGCGACGATGGCGCAGGCCCTGACGCGCGCGATGCGCGACGCGATGGCCGAGGACCCGACGGTCCACGTCATGGGCGAGGACGTCGGGACGCTGGGCGGGGTCTTCCGCATCACGGACGGGCTCGCGAAGGAGTTCGGCGAGGACCGCTGCACGGACACCCCGCTCGCGGAGGCCGGGATCCTGGGCGCGGCGGTCGGCATGGCCATGTACGGGCTGCGGCCCGTCGTGGAGATGCAGTTCGACGCGTTCGCCTACCCGGCCTTCGAGCAGCTGCTCTCGCACGTGGCCAAGATGCGCAACCGCACGCGGGGCGCGATGCCGCTGCCGATCACCATCCGGGTGCCGTACGGCGGCGGGATCGGCGGGGTGGAGCACCACTGCGACTCCTCCGAGGCGTACTACGTGGCCACGCCCGGCCTGCACGTGGTGACCCCGGCGACGGTCGAGGACGCCTACGGGCTGCTGCGCGCGTCCATCGCCAGCGACGACCCGGTGGTCTTCCTGGAGCCCAAGCGGCTCTACTGGTCCAAGGCCGACTGGTCGCCGCAGGCTCCGGCGGCGGTGCCGGGCATCGGCAAGGCCCTGGTCCGGCGGACGGGTACGAGCGCGACGCTGATCACGTACGGGCCCTCGCTGCCGGTGTGCCTGGAGGCGGCCGAGGCGGCCCGCGAGGAGGGTTGGGACCTGGAGGTCGTGGACCTGCGCTCGCTGGTCCCCTTCGACGAGGAGACGGTCGTCGCGTCCGTGCGCAGGACCGGGCGCGCGGTGGTCGTGCACGAGGCCGCCGGCTTCGGCGGACCGGGCGCGGAGATCGCCGCCCGGGTGACGGAGCGCTGCTTCCACCATCTGGAGGCGCCGGTGCTGCGGGTGACGGGCTTCGACATCCCGTACCCCCCGCCGATGCTGGAGAAGCACCACCTGCCCGGCGTGGACCGGATCCTGGACGCCGTGGCCCGCCTGCAGTGGGAGAACTGA
- the pdhA gene encoding pyruvate dehydrogenase (acetyl-transferring) E1 component subunit alpha encodes MTVQELPGAGASHRPTPPPAWRPRTDAAPLLPDAEPYRVLGTPAADRLDPALMRRCYAELVRGRRYNAQATALTKQGRLAVYPSTVGQEACEIAAAMVLEDQDWLFPSYRDTLAAVARGLDPVQALTLLRGDWHTGYDPREHRIAPLSTPLATQLPHAVGLAHAARLRGDEVVALAMVGDGGTSEGDFHEALNFAAVWQAPVVFLVQNNGFAISVPLAKQTAAPTLAHKAVGYGMPGRLVDGNDVAAMHEVLTEAVRRARAGGGPTLIEAVTYRMEAHTNADDATRYRGDAEVEAWKAHDPVDLLERELTSRGILDEAGIQEARDAAETMAAALREGMNADPVLDPMDLFAHVYAEQTDRLREQAALLRAELDAEGDA; translated from the coding sequence ATGACGGTCCAAGAGCTGCCCGGTGCCGGTGCGTCCCACCGACCCACCCCGCCGCCCGCCTGGAGGCCCCGGACGGACGCCGCTCCGCTGCTCCCGGACGCCGAGCCCTACCGGGTGCTCGGCACCCCGGCGGCGGACCGGCTTGACCCCGCACTGATGCGCCGCTGCTACGCCGAGCTGGTGCGCGGCCGCCGCTACAACGCGCAGGCCACCGCGCTGACCAAGCAGGGGCGGCTCGCCGTCTACCCGTCCACGGTCGGCCAGGAGGCCTGCGAGATCGCGGCCGCGATGGTCCTCGAGGACCAGGACTGGCTCTTTCCGAGCTACCGGGACACCCTCGCGGCCGTGGCCCGCGGACTGGACCCCGTACAGGCCCTGACCCTGCTGCGCGGCGACTGGCACACCGGCTACGACCCCCGCGAGCACCGGATAGCCCCCCTGAGCACCCCGCTCGCCACCCAGCTGCCGCACGCGGTGGGCCTGGCGCACGCGGCCCGGCTGCGCGGCGACGAGGTCGTGGCCCTGGCCATGGTCGGCGACGGCGGCACCAGCGAGGGCGACTTCCACGAGGCCCTGAACTTCGCCGCCGTCTGGCAGGCGCCGGTGGTCTTCCTCGTGCAGAACAACGGCTTCGCGATCTCCGTCCCGCTCGCCAAGCAGACCGCCGCCCCGACGCTGGCCCACAAGGCCGTGGGTTACGGGATGCCCGGCCGGCTGGTCGACGGCAACGACGTGGCCGCCATGCACGAAGTCCTCACCGAGGCCGTCCGGCGCGCCCGGGCGGGCGGCGGCCCGACCCTGATCGAGGCCGTCACCTACCGGATGGAGGCCCACACGAACGCCGACGACGCCACCCGGTACCGCGGCGACGCCGAGGTCGAGGCCTGGAAGGCGCACGACCCGGTCGACCTGCTGGAGCGCGAGCTGACCTCGCGCGGGATCCTCGACGAAGCGGGCATCCAGGAGGCGCGCGACGCGGCCGAGACGATGGCCGCCGCGCTGCGCGAGGGGATGAACGCGGACCCGGTGCTGGACCCGATGGACCTCTTCGCGCACGTCTACGCGGAGCAGACCGACCGGCTGCGCGAACAGGCCGCCCTGCTGCGCGCCGAGCTGGACGCGGAGGGAGACGCATGA